The Scomber japonicus isolate fScoJap1 chromosome 8, fScoJap1.pri, whole genome shotgun sequence genome has a segment encoding these proteins:
- the n4bp3 gene encoding NEDD4-binding protein 3-A, with translation MATSVQTLPLTRGPNKNFRHPFPNPPLSSRCGMGSVGSLVERPDVSPTKLNRAVPQVRPKQSNGLLKKGFTQRELLNYLNITRKEPKASHSSDSKKDIISGLASISGREEDVYAKVYHKDGTEVDLTKNSLPSGGKYEKARFRSSAFKPVTPKNFSSMQNLYPSSKSEDMDHGLSNGLHRAYAHVPKAVSTSSSSSSPSRHGGPTSSANKAVRGLSQEDDNLSDSGHNSMSSLPPYRPPFRPHLAHISASMGHINTIGSLDRTSLGQKAVGSGGVAIGEMACRSMATLSRLAPYSGEAPPPYEWTLSLSVEEVVRDLEERLVEKEQELKQMRRNLDESEGAIAQVFEGKQRLWEKEVEELKRLYAAKLRQVSQHAQRSQRTLQLQLYKAQQEKTRLQEELDTLKREKSQEAGAMVKRTSPTLEETQWEVCQKSGEISLLKQQLRDSQAEVTQKLSEIFQLKTQLRETRTDLRNRESQIDALKLALQGTQRRRCPSQTAHEDGKGAEESAPAGATGGCGGPTEERLRAELLLERRQSEAQAMAFEEERQTWQTEKDKVIHYQKELQASYLEMYHRNELLERELHQLRASRERVAGGQGGGGGAGAGAGGGAGGGGGGGSRNGTLEREVPELRSERGGEQQEDRPSSGLPWIERIESSEI, from the exons ATGGCAACCTCAGTCCAGACTCTTCCTCTGACCCGTGGCCCCAACAAAAACTTCCGCCACCCTTTCCCAAATCCGCCCCTCTCCTCCCGTTGCGGCATGGGAAGCGTTGGCAGTCTGGTAGAGAGACCAGACGTATCTCCCACTAAATTGAACCGTGCTGTTCCCCAGGTGAGACCCAAACAGTCCAACGGCCTCCTTAAGAAAGGCTTCACCCAGAGAGAGCTACTCAACTACCTCAACATCACCAG AAAAGAGCCTAAAGCAAGCCACAGCAGTGACAGTAAGAAGGACATTATCTCCGGCCTCGCCTCCATCAGCGGACGAGAGGAGGACGTGTACGCCAAGGTCTACCATAAAGACGGCACCGAAGTTGATTTGACAAAGAACTCACTACCAAGTGGGGGCAAGTATGAAAAG GCTCGTTTCAGGTCTTCTGCCTTTAAGCCGGTCACCCCCAAAAACTTCAGCTCCATGCAGAACTTGTATCCGTCTTCCAAGTCGGAGGATATGGATCACGGCCTTTCCAATGGGCTGCACAGAGCCTACGCCCATGTCCCTAAAGCTGTAtccacctcctcttcatcttcctcacccTCGCGTCATGGAGGACCAACATCCAGTGCTAACAAG GCAGTACGTGGGTTGAGCCAGGAGGATGATAATCTGTCAGACTCGGGCCATAACTCCATGAGCAGTCTGCCGCCATACCGGCCCCCCTTCCGCCCACACCTGGCTCACATCAG cgCATCTATGGGCCACATCAACACCATCGGCTCCCTGGACCGCACCTCTCTGGGCCAGAAGGCTGTTGGGTCAGGGGGTGTGGCCATAGGGGAGATGGCGTGTCGGAGCATGGCGACCCTTAGTCGTCTGGCTCCATATAGTGGGGAGGCTCCACCTCCTTATGAATGGACACTCTCCCTGTCTGTTGAGGAAGTG GTGCGCGATCTGGAGGAGCGCCTGGTGGAGAAAGAACAGGAGCTGAAACAGATGAGGAGAAACCTGGATGAGAGCGAGGGCGCAATCGCTCAG GTGTTTGAGGGCAAACAGCGTCTGtgggagaaggaggtggaggagctgaagcgCCTCTATGCCGCCAAGCTCCGTCAGGTTTCCCAGCATGCCCAGCGTTCCCAGCGCACGCTGCAGTTGCAGCTGTACAAAGCTCAGCAGGAGAAGACTCGACTGCAAGAGGAGCTCGACACtctgaaaagggaaaaaagccaGGAGGCTGGAGCCATGGTGAAGCGAACCAGTCCAACCCTGGAGGAGACGCAGTGGGAG GTTTGCCAGAAGTCAGGGGAGATCTCTTTGCTAAAGCAGCAGCTCAGGGACTCCCAGGCAGAGGTGACACAGAAGTTGAGTGAGATCTTCCAGCTAAAGACGCAGCTCAGGGAGACCCGCACAGACCTGCGTAACCGGGAGAGCCAGATAGACGCACTAAAGCTTGCCCTGCAGGGGACGCAGCGTCGCAGATGCCCCTCTCAGACTGCCCATGAAGATGGAAAAGGAGCTGAAGAGAGTGCTCCAGCTGGGGCGACAG GAGGGTGCGGGGGACCTACAGAGGAGCGTCTGCGTGCAGAGCTACTGTTGGAGCGACGCCAGAGCGAGGCCCAGGCCATGGCTTTTGAGGAAGAGAGGCAGACATGGCAGACAGAAAAGGACAAGGTCATCCACTACCAGAAGGAGCTGCAGGCCAGCTACTTAGAGATGTACCACCGCAATGAATTGCTGGAGAGGGAACTGCACCAGCTGAGGGCAAGCAGAGAGCGAGTAgcaggaggacaaggaggaggaggaggagcaggagcaggagcaggaggaggagcaggaggaggaggaggaggagggagcaggaatGGGACATTAGAAAGAGAAGTGCCAGAGCTGAGGAGTGAAAGAGGAGGGGAACAACAAGAGGACAGACCTTCCTCTGGTCTGCCATGGATAGAGAGGATTGAATCATCTGAAATTTGA
- the rmnd5b gene encoding E3 ubiquitin-protein transferase RMND5B, with translation MEQCACVERELEKVLHRFVMYGHQSEERLDELLRSVCEIRGQLVAFGVQDADLSVLSQTMAQCCKNIKETVQMLASRHKDIHGSVSKVGKAIDRNFDAEISAVVAETVWDTPERQKYLSETIVEHLYRQGMLSVAEDLCQESGVVIDMSMKQPFLELNRILEALRMQDLRPALEWAVTNRQRLLDLNSSLEFKLHRLYFISLLSGGIGNQMEALQYARHFQPFASQHQRDIQILMGSLVYLRHGIENSPYRSLLETNQWAEICNIFTRDACALLGLSVESPLSVSFASGCMALPVLMNIKQVIEQRQCSGVWTHKDELPIEIDLGKKCWYHSVFACPILRQQTSESNPPMKLICGHVISRDALNKLTNAGKLKCPYCPMEQNPSHAKQIYF, from the exons ATGGaacagtgtgcatgtgtggagcGGGAGCTGGAGAAGGTGCTCCATCGCTTTGTAATGTACGGCCACCAATCTGAAGAGAGGCTCGATGAGCTCCTGCGCAGTGTCTGCGAGATACGAGGACAGCTAGTTGCATTTG gTGTACAAGATGCAGACTTGTCAGTCCTATCTCAGACTATGGCCCAGTGTTGTAAGAATATCAAAGAAACAGTGCAGATGCTCGCCTCTCGACATAAGGACATCCATGGCAGTGTGTCAAAAGTGGGCAAAGCCATTGACAGG AATTTTGATGCAGAGATTAGTGCTGTGGTGGCAGAGACAGTGTGGGACAccccagagagacagaaatatcTGAGTGAAACCATTGTGGAGCATCTGTACAGACAAGGGATGCTCAGTGTTGCAGAGGATTTGTGTCAG GAGTCTGGTGTAGTTATAGATATGAGTATGAAGCAGCCTTTCCTGGAACTGAACAGGATCCTTGAAGCTCTGAGGATGCAGGATCTCAGACCGGCACTAGa GTGGGCAGTGACAAATCGGCAGCGCCTTTTGGACCTGAACAGCAGTTTAGAGTTCAAGTTGCACCGCTTGTACTTCATCAGCTTGCTCAGTGGGGGAATCGGCAACCAAATGGAGGCTCTGCAGTACGCCAGGCACTTTCAGCCTTTTGCCTCTCAGCACCAGAGAG ATATCCAGATCCTGATGGGCAGTCTGGTTTACCTGCGTCATGGCATCGAGAACTCTCCGTACCGTAGTTTACTGGAGACAAATCAGTGGGCTGAAATCTGTAACATCTTTACCAGAGATGCCTGTGCTTTACTGGGCCTCTCCGTAGAGTCTCCACTCAGTGTTAG CTTTGCATCAGGCTGTATGGCTCTGCCTGTGTTAATGAACATCAAGCAGGTGATAGAGCAGAGACAGTGCAGCGGAGTCTGGACGCACAAAGATGAGCTGCCT ATTGAAATTGACCTGGGCAAAAAGTGCTGGTACCACTCTGTTTTCGCCTGCCCGATCCTGCGGCAGCAAACCTCAGAGAGCAACCCGCCCATGAAGCTCATCTGTGGCCACGTTATCTCCAGAGACGCCCTCAACAAACTGACCAATGCTGGGAA gttGAAATGCCCGTACTGCCCCATGGAGCAGAATCCGTCACATGCCAAACAGATCTACTTTTGA